One Labeo rohita strain BAU-BD-2019 chromosome 12, IGBB_LRoh.1.0, whole genome shotgun sequence genomic region harbors:
- the mmrn2b gene encoding multimerin-2 isoform X1 — MAQTLPLLLLAVLNSLSCHSEVRARDPDVEEEEAVGIGKRVQHISGTFETAHLPLSHEHHGIPKSDDNAQNSASHSRETIHPSAQRGNWCAYVHHRMVTTAVLCATETQTMKSVNPCSDGAPDCQIIMYRQSSRPVYKQKQIALSSMHWKCCPGYRGYNCLEKDKPPEDEKHALKSEINDKGGKMGTDKLEDANWADKPIQETPINGYSPNQSPVDAREGIPTPQPLPFLDSSILLSMHQLMSTMMSQLQPVLESFNQTLKHLSSEVDTLSQDLQQLRMEQEENRSFTRGEGHSEPIEKRLEYSQLQISQMKTQLDAQKDQMERAFQTQQEMLKHNLTKLKEEMDDQISQSQDAQVNLQSLTEVVEEVRLNQRKLEGALQRERAEFVDPSGSQPTQESGVWEAITRLDEKAQSNSAKLSSLSETSKDSDRAVRALQKDLLNLGQSLEEVKQRTEVHFAETGLEVEATRVRVLNSVAELTANLSAHEGQLRGIEFDLYNIYQQLQRNDSVFGEQACSCKSIGRSLASLELEVANVTQLAKQNQLALEEADLERNQATEMEDLHQGLLNIKESLAFEQGRSRSLQDSMSQLQASLLDSQQEIRGLRQRDEDKSNAIQGLSSAFSSLLNDAVRHSEILEVLLGEEVLEFTHWSHSQQKELSIPDLLQRIKMVQQKIETHDRILASLRRKHPDGDEMNSDDPVAYLEETGTNNQRRGLESYQSSLPDPSTGEEDADYSVSDFWSLGKEVEQLAGRITILEERCGNCTEPPGGSIVELQADIASLRQNLEDHLRMFQKLFSNTEELVSSTRSLNLDEVWRLVRRKEGKRRKGSQRQEDLIKREEKSFSGRSKRYIERDNAQLPHSPVVFITTLDYRRGPNRKLTPKNVAVNYGGTFNPTSGVFQAPETGLYLFLVTLDFERGLSLAVLKRSGVPVASLRQEQGEKRGPVSQASLLELRQGETVTLELMHGSLRKAQPGDNTLSGLLLFITEHKDML; from the exons ATGGCCCAAACTCTGCCTCTTCTGCTGTTGGCTGTGCTGAACTCCCTGAGTTGCCACAGTGAGGTGAGGGCTAGGGACCCCGATGTGGAGGAAGAAGAGGCTGTGGGGATTGGAAAAAGGGTACAGCATATTTCAGGCACTTTTGAAACTGCTCACCTACCCTTGTCCCATGAACATCACGGCATCCCAAAGTCAGATGACAACGCTCAAAACTCAGCGTCCCACTCAAGAGAGACTATACATCCATCTGCACAGAGAGG AAACTGGTGCGCGTATGTACATCACCGTATGGTCACCACAGCCGTACTCTGCGCTACGGAAACCCAAACTATGAAATCTGTGAACCCCTGTTCTGATGGAGCTCCTGACTGTCAAATCATTAT GTACAGGCAATCTTCACGGCCTGTATACAAGCAGAAGCAGATAGCACTCTCTTCTATGCACTGGAAGTGTTGTCCAGGATATAGAGGATACAATTGCCTGGAAAAAG ACAAACCTCCAGAGGATGAGAAGCATGCTTTAAAGTCTGAGATTAATGACAAAG GAGGTAAAATGGGGACTGACAAATTGGAGGATGCAAATTGGGCTGACAAACCCATACAGGAGACTCCCATTAATGGTTATTCACCAAACCAGAGTCCTGTTG ATGCCAGAGAAGGGATCCCTACCCCTCAGCCTTTGCCATTCCTTGATTCATCCATTCTGCTTTCGATGCATCAGTTAATGTCAACTATGATGAGTCAGCTTCAACCAGTGCTGGAAAGTTTCAATCAAACACTGAAGCATCTGTCTAGTGAGGTAGACACACTGTCTCAGGACTTGCAGCAGTTGCGGATGGAACAAGAAGAAAACCGGTCCTTCACAAGGGGTGAAGGACACAGTGAACCTATAGAGAAGAGACTAGAGTACAGCCAACTTCAGATCAGTCAAATGAAAACCCAATTGGATGCACAGAAAGACCAGATGGAGAGGGCCTTTCAGACCCAGCAAGAAATGCTGAAACACAACCTAACAAAACTGAAGGAAGAGATGGATGATCAGATCAGTCAAAGTCAGGATGCACAG GTCAATCTCCAGTCTCTAACTGAAGTGGTTGAAGAGGTGAGACTCAACCAGAGGAAGCTGGAAGGGGCACTGCAGAGAGAACGTGCTGAGTTTGTCGATCCAAGTGGATCCCAGCCAACACAGGAGTCAGGAGTGTGGGAGGCCATCACTCGTCTAGATGAGAAGGCACAAAGTAACTCTGCGAAGCTCAGCAGCTTGTCTGAGACTTCTAAGGACTCTGATAGAGCGGTCCGGGCTCTGCAAAAAGATCTGCTGAACCTGGGACAGAGCCTAGAGGAGGTCAAACAACGCACTGAGGTCCACTTTGCAGAGACGGGTCTGGAAGTGGAGGCTACTCGTGTCAGGGTGCTCAACAGCGTTGCTGAGCTCACAGCTAACCTAAGCGCACACGAGGGTCAGTTGAGAGGAATTGAGTTTGACCTGTACAACATCTATCAACAGTTACAAAGAAATGACTCAGTATTTGGCGAGCAAGCCTGTAGCTGTAAGTCGATTGGCAGGTCACTAGCTAGTTTGGAGCTGGAGGTGGCTAACGTGACACAGTTAGCAAAACAGAACCAACTTGCACTTGAGGAGGCAGATCTAGAAAGAAATCAGGCCACAGAGATGGAGGATCTTCATCAGGGCCTTCTAAATATCAAGGAATCATTGGCCTTTGAGCAGGGCAGAAGCAGGAGTCTTCAAGACAGCATGTCCCAGCTACAGGCTTCACTCCTGGACAGCCAGCAGGAGATCCGAGGCCTGAGGCAGCGGGACGAAGACAAGTCAAATGCAATTCAAGGCCTATCATCTGCCTTCTCTTCCCTCCTGAATGATGCTGTACGCCACTCTGAAATCCTAGAAGTGCTCCTTGGAGAGGAGGTCCTGGAATTCACACACTGGTCACATAGTCAACAGAAAGAACTTAGTATCCCAGATCTTTTACAGAGAATAAAAATGGTACAGCAAAAGATTGAGACACATGATAGGATTCTGGCCTCCCTTCGGAGAAAGCATCCTGACGGAGATGAGATGAATAGTGATGACCCCGTGGCATACTTAGAGGAGACCGGTACAAATAACCAGCGGAGAGGTCTTGAAAGTTACCAGTCCTCTTTACCTGACCCTTCGACTGGAGAGGAGGATGCAGATTACTCAGTCAGTGACTTCTGGAGTCTGGGAAAAGAGGTCGAGCAGTTAGCAGGTAGAATAACCATTTTGGAAGAGCGCTGTGGCAACTGCACTGAGCCCCCTGGTGGTTCCATTGTGGAACTGCAAGCAGATATAGCATCCCTACGTCAGAACCTGGAGGATCATTTGAGAATGTTTCAAAAACTGTTCAGTAATACAGAAGAACTAGTCAGCTCGACTAGAAGCCTAAATCTAGATGAAGTTTGGAGACTGGTgagaaggaaagaaggaaagagaagAAAGGGGAGCCAAAGACAAGAAGACCTGatcaaaagagaagaaaagtcttTCAGTGGGCGAAGCAAAAGATACATAGAAAGAG ACAATGCTCAGCTACCACATTCCCCCGTGGTGTTTATCACAACCCTGGACTACAGAAGAGGACCAAATAGAAAGCTGACACCGAAAAACGTGGCTGTGAACTACGGTGGTACTTTTAATCCTACATCAGGGGTGTTCCAGGCCCCCGAGACTGGATTATATCTCTTTTTAGTGACCTTAGACTTTGAGAGAGGCCTTTCATTGGCTGTACTGAAGCGCAGTGGCGTTCCAGTGGCCTCCCTCAGACAGGAACAAGGGGAAAAAAGGGGACCGGTGAGCCAAGCCTCCCTGCTAGAGCTTCGACAAGGGGAGACAGTTACATTAGAATTGATGCATGGATCATTACGAAAAGCACAGCCTGGGGACAACACACTGTCTGGACTATTGCTCTTCATTACAGAGCACAAGGACATGCTGTGA
- the bmpr1ab gene encoding bone morphogenetic protein receptor, type IAb codes for MIKTTSLVIVFGILGAAVLLSPSAEGGQNPDYMLHGTGVKPGSDPKRPPGTGDGSTVAPEDAARFLSCHCSGHCPEDATNNTCETNGQCFAIIEEDEHGEALLTSGCMKYEGSHFQCKDSPNAQTRRTIECCSTDFCNRDLQPTLPPPISGKPQLWNAHLLAFLISVTVCCFTLVAITVVCYYRYKLQTGRRRYQRDLEQDEAFIPAGESLKDLISQSSTGSGSGLPLLVQRTIAKQIQMVRQIGKGRYGEVWLGRWRGEKVAVKVFFTREEASWFRETEIYQTVLMRHENILGFIAADIKGTGAFTQLFLITDYHENGSLYDYLKYTTLDTQALLRLAYSAACGLCHLHTEIYGTQGKPAIAHRDLKSKNILIKKNGTCCIADLGLAVKYNSDTNEVDVPLSTRMGTRRYMAPEVLDETLNKNQFQAYIMADIYSYGLIVWEMARRCVTGGIVEEYQLPYWDMVPSEPSYEDMREVVCVKGMRPVVSNRWNSDECLRAMLKLMSECWAHNPASRLTALRVKKTLAKMVESQDIKI; via the exons ATGATAAAAACCACTTCCTTGGTCATCGTCTTTGGCATTTTGGGAGCTGCCGTCCTTCTCTCGCCGTCGGCTGAGG GTGGGCAGAACCCAGACTACATGCTTCACGGCACTGGGGTCAAGCCCGGATCGGATCCAAAGAGACCCCCGGGGACAGGGGACGGGTCCACCGTTGCTCCAGAGGATGCTGCCCGCTTCCTTAGCTGCCACTGCTCAGGCCACTGTCCCGAAGATGCCACGAACAACACCTGCGA GACGAACGGCCAGTGTTTTGCTATCATAGAGGAGGATGAGCACGGCGAGGCTCTCCTCACCTCTGGCTGCATGAAATATGAGGGCTCCCACTTCCAGTGCAAG GACTCTCCTAATGCTCAGACCAGACGGACCATAGAGTGCTGTTCCACTGATTTCTGTAATAGAGACCTTCAGCCCACACTTCCCCCTCCTATTTCTGGAA AGCCTCAGTTATGGAACGCCCACTTGCTGGCCTTCTTGATCTCCGTGACGGTGTGTTGCTTCACTTTGGTAGCCATCACTGTGGTGTGTTACTACAG GTATAAGCTGCAGACAGGACGGAGACGATACCAGAGAGATCTGGAGCAGGACGAGGCCTTCATTCCTGCAGGAGAGTCTCTCAAAGATCTTATTAGTCAGTCTAGCACTGGCTCCGGTTCAGGGCTCCCCCTGCTG GTCCAGCGCACTATTGCTAAACAAATTCAGATGGTACGTCAGATCGGGAAGGGGAGGTATGGAGAAGTGTGGCTTGGTCGCTGGAGAGGAGAAAAGGTGGCGGTGAAAGTCTTCTTTACCCGTGAAGAGGCCAGCTGGTTCAGAGAGACTGAGATTTACCAAACGGTGCTCATGAGACACGAAAATATACTTG GCTTTATAGCTGCAGATATTAAGGGCACGGGCGCGTTCACTCAGCTTTTCCTCATCACGGACTACCACGAGAACGGTTCTCTCTATGACTATCTGAAATACACCACCCTGGACACACAGGCTCTGTTGAGGCTGGCTTATTCTGCAGCCTGCGGCCTTTGCCacctccacacagagatctacGGCACACAGGGCAAACCTGCCATCGCTCACAGAGACCTGAAGAGCAAAAACATCCTCATAAAGAAGAATGGCACATGCTGCATCGCTGATCTGGGCCTGGCTGTGAAATACAACAG tgataCCAATGAGGTGGACGTCCCTCTGAGCACAAGGATGGGGACACGACGGTACATGGCACCAGAAGTCCTAGATGAGACCTTAAATAAGAACCAATTCCAAGCGTACATAATGGCTGATATTTACAGCTATGGTCTTATTGTTTGGGAAATGGCTCGTCGGTGTGTGACAGGAG GTATTGTTGAGGAGTATCAGTTGCCATACTGGGACATGGTACCTTCAGAACCGTCCTATGAGGACATGAGGGAAGTGGTATGCGTTAAAGGCATGCGGCCCGTGGTGTCAAATCGCTGGAACAGTGATGAG TGCTTACGGGCCATGCTAAAGCTCATGTCTGAATGCTGGGCGCACAACCCAGCCTCTCGCCTCACGGCTCTTCGAGTCAAGAAAACACTTGCCAAAATGGTTGAATCACAGGATATCAAAATATGA
- the mmrn2b gene encoding multimerin-2 isoform X2: MAQTLPLLLLAVLNSLSCHSEVRARDPDVEEEEAVGIGKRVQHISGTFETAHLPLSHEHHGIPKSDDNAQNSASHSRETIHPSAQRGNWCAYVHHRMVTTAVLCATETQTMKSVNPCSDGAPDCQIIMYRQSSRPVYKQKQIALSSMHWKCCPGYRGYNCLEKDKPPEDEKHALKSEINDKDAREGIPTPQPLPFLDSSILLSMHQLMSTMMSQLQPVLESFNQTLKHLSSEVDTLSQDLQQLRMEQEENRSFTRGEGHSEPIEKRLEYSQLQISQMKTQLDAQKDQMERAFQTQQEMLKHNLTKLKEEMDDQISQSQDAQVNLQSLTEVVEEVRLNQRKLEGALQRERAEFVDPSGSQPTQESGVWEAITRLDEKAQSNSAKLSSLSETSKDSDRAVRALQKDLLNLGQSLEEVKQRTEVHFAETGLEVEATRVRVLNSVAELTANLSAHEGQLRGIEFDLYNIYQQLQRNDSVFGEQACSCKSIGRSLASLELEVANVTQLAKQNQLALEEADLERNQATEMEDLHQGLLNIKESLAFEQGRSRSLQDSMSQLQASLLDSQQEIRGLRQRDEDKSNAIQGLSSAFSSLLNDAVRHSEILEVLLGEEVLEFTHWSHSQQKELSIPDLLQRIKMVQQKIETHDRILASLRRKHPDGDEMNSDDPVAYLEETGTNNQRRGLESYQSSLPDPSTGEEDADYSVSDFWSLGKEVEQLAGRITILEERCGNCTEPPGGSIVELQADIASLRQNLEDHLRMFQKLFSNTEELVSSTRSLNLDEVWRLVRRKEGKRRKGSQRQEDLIKREEKSFSGRSKRYIERDNAQLPHSPVVFITTLDYRRGPNRKLTPKNVAVNYGGTFNPTSGVFQAPETGLYLFLVTLDFERGLSLAVLKRSGVPVASLRQEQGEKRGPVSQASLLELRQGETVTLELMHGSLRKAQPGDNTLSGLLLFITEHKDML, encoded by the exons ATGGCCCAAACTCTGCCTCTTCTGCTGTTGGCTGTGCTGAACTCCCTGAGTTGCCACAGTGAGGTGAGGGCTAGGGACCCCGATGTGGAGGAAGAAGAGGCTGTGGGGATTGGAAAAAGGGTACAGCATATTTCAGGCACTTTTGAAACTGCTCACCTACCCTTGTCCCATGAACATCACGGCATCCCAAAGTCAGATGACAACGCTCAAAACTCAGCGTCCCACTCAAGAGAGACTATACATCCATCTGCACAGAGAGG AAACTGGTGCGCGTATGTACATCACCGTATGGTCACCACAGCCGTACTCTGCGCTACGGAAACCCAAACTATGAAATCTGTGAACCCCTGTTCTGATGGAGCTCCTGACTGTCAAATCATTAT GTACAGGCAATCTTCACGGCCTGTATACAAGCAGAAGCAGATAGCACTCTCTTCTATGCACTGGAAGTGTTGTCCAGGATATAGAGGATACAATTGCCTGGAAAAAG ACAAACCTCCAGAGGATGAGAAGCATGCTTTAAAGTCTGAGATTAATGACAAAG ATGCCAGAGAAGGGATCCCTACCCCTCAGCCTTTGCCATTCCTTGATTCATCCATTCTGCTTTCGATGCATCAGTTAATGTCAACTATGATGAGTCAGCTTCAACCAGTGCTGGAAAGTTTCAATCAAACACTGAAGCATCTGTCTAGTGAGGTAGACACACTGTCTCAGGACTTGCAGCAGTTGCGGATGGAACAAGAAGAAAACCGGTCCTTCACAAGGGGTGAAGGACACAGTGAACCTATAGAGAAGAGACTAGAGTACAGCCAACTTCAGATCAGTCAAATGAAAACCCAATTGGATGCACAGAAAGACCAGATGGAGAGGGCCTTTCAGACCCAGCAAGAAATGCTGAAACACAACCTAACAAAACTGAAGGAAGAGATGGATGATCAGATCAGTCAAAGTCAGGATGCACAG GTCAATCTCCAGTCTCTAACTGAAGTGGTTGAAGAGGTGAGACTCAACCAGAGGAAGCTGGAAGGGGCACTGCAGAGAGAACGTGCTGAGTTTGTCGATCCAAGTGGATCCCAGCCAACACAGGAGTCAGGAGTGTGGGAGGCCATCACTCGTCTAGATGAGAAGGCACAAAGTAACTCTGCGAAGCTCAGCAGCTTGTCTGAGACTTCTAAGGACTCTGATAGAGCGGTCCGGGCTCTGCAAAAAGATCTGCTGAACCTGGGACAGAGCCTAGAGGAGGTCAAACAACGCACTGAGGTCCACTTTGCAGAGACGGGTCTGGAAGTGGAGGCTACTCGTGTCAGGGTGCTCAACAGCGTTGCTGAGCTCACAGCTAACCTAAGCGCACACGAGGGTCAGTTGAGAGGAATTGAGTTTGACCTGTACAACATCTATCAACAGTTACAAAGAAATGACTCAGTATTTGGCGAGCAAGCCTGTAGCTGTAAGTCGATTGGCAGGTCACTAGCTAGTTTGGAGCTGGAGGTGGCTAACGTGACACAGTTAGCAAAACAGAACCAACTTGCACTTGAGGAGGCAGATCTAGAAAGAAATCAGGCCACAGAGATGGAGGATCTTCATCAGGGCCTTCTAAATATCAAGGAATCATTGGCCTTTGAGCAGGGCAGAAGCAGGAGTCTTCAAGACAGCATGTCCCAGCTACAGGCTTCACTCCTGGACAGCCAGCAGGAGATCCGAGGCCTGAGGCAGCGGGACGAAGACAAGTCAAATGCAATTCAAGGCCTATCATCTGCCTTCTCTTCCCTCCTGAATGATGCTGTACGCCACTCTGAAATCCTAGAAGTGCTCCTTGGAGAGGAGGTCCTGGAATTCACACACTGGTCACATAGTCAACAGAAAGAACTTAGTATCCCAGATCTTTTACAGAGAATAAAAATGGTACAGCAAAAGATTGAGACACATGATAGGATTCTGGCCTCCCTTCGGAGAAAGCATCCTGACGGAGATGAGATGAATAGTGATGACCCCGTGGCATACTTAGAGGAGACCGGTACAAATAACCAGCGGAGAGGTCTTGAAAGTTACCAGTCCTCTTTACCTGACCCTTCGACTGGAGAGGAGGATGCAGATTACTCAGTCAGTGACTTCTGGAGTCTGGGAAAAGAGGTCGAGCAGTTAGCAGGTAGAATAACCATTTTGGAAGAGCGCTGTGGCAACTGCACTGAGCCCCCTGGTGGTTCCATTGTGGAACTGCAAGCAGATATAGCATCCCTACGTCAGAACCTGGAGGATCATTTGAGAATGTTTCAAAAACTGTTCAGTAATACAGAAGAACTAGTCAGCTCGACTAGAAGCCTAAATCTAGATGAAGTTTGGAGACTGGTgagaaggaaagaaggaaagagaagAAAGGGGAGCCAAAGACAAGAAGACCTGatcaaaagagaagaaaagtcttTCAGTGGGCGAAGCAAAAGATACATAGAAAGAG ACAATGCTCAGCTACCACATTCCCCCGTGGTGTTTATCACAACCCTGGACTACAGAAGAGGACCAAATAGAAAGCTGACACCGAAAAACGTGGCTGTGAACTACGGTGGTACTTTTAATCCTACATCAGGGGTGTTCCAGGCCCCCGAGACTGGATTATATCTCTTTTTAGTGACCTTAGACTTTGAGAGAGGCCTTTCATTGGCTGTACTGAAGCGCAGTGGCGTTCCAGTGGCCTCCCTCAGACAGGAACAAGGGGAAAAAAGGGGACCGGTGAGCCAAGCCTCCCTGCTAGAGCTTCGACAAGGGGAGACAGTTACATTAGAATTGATGCATGGATCATTACGAAAAGCACAGCCTGGGGACAACACACTGTCTGGACTATTGCTCTTCATTACAGAGCACAAGGACATGCTGTGA